A segment of the Corythoichthys intestinalis isolate RoL2023-P3 chromosome 16, ASM3026506v1, whole genome shotgun sequence genome:
TCAAAAACTCAGGAAGTAACATAAACTGCCTTGAGACCTTCTCCAGTTATGAAGGGTCTATGACTCCTCTCCAAGAGACACCGTCTCGCCTGGGCCGTATCATGAAATCCAAACCCAACATGACCTGCAGGCGAAAACGTGAATTCATTTCAGATGAGAAGAAAGATGCCTCTTATTGGGAGAAACGGCGCAAGAACAATGAGGCAGCCAAGCGCTCCCGTGAAAAACGGCGTCTTAATGATATGGTTTTGGAGAACCGTGTCATCGCACTGAACAATGAGAACGTGAAGCTCAAGAGTGAGCTGCTACAACTGAAGTTACGCTTTGGCCTTATAAGCACAGCCTCTTACATCGAAAAGACTCAGCAGATTGAAGGAAAAAACAGCACAGGAAATGGAGGTTCCTCCTCTTCATCATCTTCTCAGTACTACTCCAGCTGTTATTCGAGCAGTTCTCAGGTGATGATCAATTCTGACTCCTCCGAAACCGAGCAGTCCGGGCTCAACGCAGGCCACAGGCAGCAGGTGTTATACTCGCCACGTGGTTCCCTGTCTGACATGTCAGATGGCTCCTCCAGAGACAGCCCGGAGCCAATTCCCTTTGAGATCAAGCAGGAAGGTGACAGGCTAGAGATGGATATTGCCAATGGAACTACCACCCAGATCATCTTTAACATTCACCGAGGTCTGGCCAATGTACCCACTCATCACAAGCTCCAGCAACATTCTCAGGAGATGGAGGCTGCTTATCATAGCCAGCATCAGGAGTTTCACCAACAACAACCCCATCAGGAGCCTGTTTCCAATATCAATAACCAGCTTGCCCCTCAACCACCTGCTGCCCAGACAAGTGTTATTCTCTTTGGTCCCAGTAGTGCCTCTTATCCTGTGGACAGCTTGACACGGTCCCAAGATATTGGTATGCAGAAGCAGAACAGAAGTAGCAGTCAGGCCTTTGCCGGCCGACCACCCCAGTCCTTTGTAGAGAGCTCTGCAGAGCCCCTACCCGAGGTGACAAAACCACTTGAGAAGAAAACATCAGACTGTACTTCATACGAACTCTCGGGCAGCCACAATGAAGCTGAAGAGAGGCACGTGTACAAGAATTTCCAATCTCCACAACAGACCCTGCAGGAGCAGCAGGTGTCTCATTTGCCTACAGATTATATCCCccaacaagtggaggacatcagTCAATCCCATCTCTACAACCATCAGCCTCCTCCTTCATACCTTATTTCCCAAGATGAGGAGCCACCTGTTGCTACCAATGAGGGCGAGTTTCCAAATGAAGCTTACTATCAAGTCCAATCAAGTTTCTCTACTAAAGACACATCATCTAGTGATGGAGATCCAAGGAGCTCTGACAAAGAAGCCTCcactgacgatgacgagtctcCTTCCTCAACCTGCTCAGACAACTACCACAACCGGCATCTCATCAGCATGCACGAGCCTGCCTCCCCTCAACCTTCATCGCAGAGCTACTCTCATGCCCATAGCCGAGACCCCCAGGGCGAGGTGAAGGGCACGGCGTTACCCCACAAACTCAGGCTTAAACATCGAGCCATAAGCTCCGGGAGCAGTGGAGGCCATTGCTCTGGACAAGAGTCCCCAACTACACCTCCCTCTGCCACATCGCCACCCCTTCCTCAGCATCCCTATTTATCACTGTCACCACAACAGAACATTCAGAGAGAAAACCCAGCTGGCGCCTTGTACCTGGAAGAATCAGACAAGGAAGACACAAGGAAGCCTAACGGCAAAAAGGACACAGGTGGTCGACGGAATAAGAGGCGAGAGTAGGCCATTTCAAATCTGGTCACAGCTAAGCATCCTCCGGAGATCCACACATGTACAGTAAAGACAGTTTCTCCTCTGTCACTATCCAGCCACACATGCCTTTGACTCCCATTACCTTCTGATGCCCTTGGTACATGAAGTCGGGCTATTTTAAAACTGCAATGTCACCAAAAAGGCTGGACTTCTCGACTTGTAGGATTGTATTATAATTGTAAATTTTGTACAGATTTGTCATTTCTTACATTCTCTCCATACCAACAGAAGCACTTTTTTATTAGATGAGAGGAGGAATGGAACTTAAGGCTTTTCGTTGCTTGACAATAATTTCACAGCATGAAACAGACTCAAAACACATATTAATCAAAACAGAATGTAAAACAATCAGTCTCAAGCTTTATCAgtataagaaaaaaatggacaCATATCTGACTGCACACAAGCATGTTTGGCTGTATATGCCTTAATTCGAATGAAACGGAAACATTCACAAATGTTCTCTTGACCAAAGACGATTCACCACCATCACTACTAAAAAAATTATGAGTTCCATACCTCTTCCCAGACCCTACCTCTACGATCCATATTCTCCCCCTCATTTCACAAAAAATCTGCATCACCtttattttttaagcacttgttttgtatattgctgtgatatataaatatatgtatctattcttaaatatatattttacaaaaaattgaatacaaaTCTGCAACGATAAAGGATTTTGAAACGACCATCCTTTAagaaatcggaatgaaattactGTACGGCCACACTGTCTGCTGTTGCTACAGGACCCACTCAAATCGAAATGCCTCTTTTCTTGATTGTTAAGCTTTAGCATTAATCATTTGTTAATGACCTGTTTACACAGAACTGGCTGTCCAGTTTGGAAAGCCAACAGCACTGAATGGAGAACATTTTGTTTTCTGGGGCGAGTGCCTCATTATAATGTTTGGATTTCTTAACCTATAACCAGCCTTTAAATATGCTGCAGGCTGTAAGCCTTTAGTTTATTTGAGCTTTATGAACCATATCTGTT
Coding sequences within it:
- the LOC130904545 gene encoding uncharacterized protein LOC130904545, with the translated sequence MENLTSVLKNSGSNINCLETFSSYEGSMTPLQETPSRLGRIMKSKPNMTCRRKREFISDEKKDASYWEKRRKNNEAAKRSREKRRLNDMVLENRVIALNNENVKLKSELLQLKLRFGLISTASYIEKTQQIEGKNSTGNGGSSSSSSSQYYSSCYSSSSQVMINSDSSETEQSGLNAGHRQQVLYSPRGSLSDMSDGSSRDSPEPIPFEIKQEGDRLEMDIANGTTTQIIFNIHRGLANVPTHHKLQQHSQEMEAAYHSQHQEFHQQQPHQEPVSNINNQLAPQPPAAQTSVILFGPSSASYPVDSLTRSQDIGMQKQNRSSSQAFAGRPPQSFVESSAEPLPEVTKPLEKKTSDCTSYELSGSHNEAEERHVYKNFQSPQQTLQEQQVSHLPTDYIPQQVEDISQSHLYNHQPPPSYLISQDEEPPVATNEGEFPNEAYYQVQSSFSTKDTSSSDGDPRSSDKEASTDDDESPSSTCSDNYHNRHLISMHEPASPQPSSQSYSHAHSRDPQGEVKGTALPHKLRLKHRAISSGSSGGHCSGQESPTTPPSATSPPLPQHPYLSLSPQQNIQRENPAGALYLEESDKEDTRKPNGKKDTGGRRNKRRE